One segment of Microbacterium arborescens DNA contains the following:
- a CDS encoding serine/threonine-protein kinase — MSAKRPPAPPPELPGFTYLELLGSGGFADVYLYEQHLPRRKVAVKVLLPERMAGGSVEQFTAEANVMAMLSTHPAIVTIYQAGLADDQRPYLVMENCPRPNLQVRYRAAAFSVAEALRVGIQVAAAVETAHRAGILHRDIKPANILVTEYNRPALTDFGIATTTDGADETAGMSIPWSPPEAFGEGPDSGVRSDVYALGATIYTLLAGRSPFEQPGGRNSAADLIQRIETAPLQPLDRADVPPSLQQALARAMAKSPGARFDSAVAFARALQRVQIELAHSVTPIDILDDSPDAEQEDDADGELTRVRGIVSIEPTTAPPAGSTRRKGGPEASSPFAPGAPGTPFAPAAPDETVLRPSARAGQEATVRRPRTVEPIADQTVQRGAAAADAAAAVSHSDAIHDVEHSDAGTPAPAASGRSRPWLWITLGGVAAALVVAVVVVASMLQPTTPAEPQASGSPSSAPQDPLAGFVPRVGDLAGAPAGTEVTFTWTNPNPVEGDSYLWYPVTLEGTSAPQRVEDETVTVPADPSGRTCIEVQLVRSNGGAGDAVRGCTP, encoded by the coding sequence GTGAGCGCGAAGCGGCCCCCGGCGCCGCCGCCCGAGCTGCCCGGCTTCACCTACCTCGAGCTGCTGGGGTCCGGCGGCTTCGCCGACGTCTACCTGTACGAGCAGCATCTGCCTCGACGCAAGGTCGCGGTCAAGGTGCTGCTGCCCGAGCGGATGGCGGGCGGGTCGGTCGAGCAGTTCACGGCCGAGGCGAACGTCATGGCGATGCTCTCGACCCACCCCGCGATCGTGACGATCTACCAGGCCGGTCTCGCCGACGACCAGCGGCCCTACCTGGTGATGGAGAACTGCCCGCGGCCGAACCTCCAGGTGCGCTATCGCGCCGCGGCGTTCTCGGTCGCGGAGGCGCTGCGCGTCGGCATCCAGGTCGCGGCGGCCGTCGAGACCGCTCACCGTGCCGGCATCCTGCATCGCGACATCAAGCCGGCCAACATCCTCGTGACCGAGTACAACCGGCCCGCGCTGACCGATTTCGGCATCGCCACGACGACTGATGGCGCTGACGAGACCGCCGGTATGTCGATTCCCTGGTCGCCGCCCGAGGCGTTCGGTGAGGGACCCGATTCGGGTGTGCGCTCGGACGTCTACGCCCTCGGCGCCACGATCTACACGTTGCTCGCGGGCCGTTCGCCTTTCGAGCAGCCGGGTGGCCGCAACAGCGCCGCCGACCTCATCCAGCGCATCGAGACCGCACCTCTCCAGCCTCTCGACCGCGCCGATGTCCCGCCGTCGCTGCAGCAGGCTCTCGCGCGTGCCATGGCGAAGAGCCCCGGAGCACGCTTCGACAGCGCCGTGGCATTCGCCCGCGCCCTGCAGCGCGTTCAGATCGAGCTCGCCCATTCGGTCACTCCGATCGACATCCTCGACGATTCGCCCGACGCCGAGCAGGAAGACGACGCCGACGGCGAGTTGACCCGCGTCCGCGGCATCGTGAGCATCGAACCGACGACCGCGCCGCCCGCGGGATCGACGCGCCGCAAGGGCGGGCCGGAGGCGTCGTCGCCCTTCGCGCCGGGTGCCCCGGGCACGCCGTTCGCACCGGCGGCCCCCGACGAGACCGTGCTGCGTCCGTCGGCCCGCGCCGGGCAGGAGGCCACGGTCCGCCGCCCCCGCACGGTCGAGCCGATCGCGGATCAGACGGTGCAGCGAGGCGCGGCCGCGGCGGATGCCGCCGCAGCCGTGTCCCACTCGGACGCCATTCACGACGTCGAGCACTCCGATGCCGGTACGCCCGCGCCCGCTGCGTCCGGCCGCTCGCGTCCGTGGCTGTGGATCACCCTGGGCGGGGTCGCCGCAGCGCTCGTCGTGGCCGTCGTGGTGGTGGCGAGCATGCTCCAGCCGACCACGCCCGCCGAACCCCAGGCGAGCGGATCCCCCTCCAGCGCCCCGCAGGACCCGCTCGCTGGTTTCGTCCCGCGCGTCGGTGACCTCGCGGGTGCGCCGGCGGGCACCGAGGTGACGTTCACGTGGACGAATCCGAATCCGGTCGAGGGCGATTCGTACCTCTGGTATCCCGTCACCCTCGAGGGAACCAGTGCACCGCAGCGTGTCGAGGACGAGACCGTCACCGTGCCCGCCGACCCCTCGGGTCGGACGTGCATCGAGGTCCAGCTCGTGCGTTCGAACGGCGGCGCGGGGGACGCGGTTCGCGGCTGCACGCCCTGA
- the pip gene encoding prolyl aminopeptidase, with protein MSVSAALAGILYPEIEPYETGFLLAGDGQRIYWEQSGNPEGKPVVFLHGGPGGGTSAWHRRFFDPKAYRIILFDQRGCGKSTPHASDPAADLRYNTTWHLVADIELLRRNLGIDRWQVFGGSWGSTLALAYAQSHPDAVSELVLRGIFTLRRHELEWFYEGGAAALFPDLWEDYLAPVPVIERSRLIEAYHRLLTDPDPAVHVPAAQAWTRWEASTVTLRPDPELVTAMTAAEAATAFARIENHYFLNGGWLREGQLIEDAASGRLRGIPGVIVQGRYDACTPPMTAWDLHRAWPEAEFVMVDDAGHSAGEPGIAAALVAATDRFAR; from the coding sequence ATGAGCGTGTCGGCCGCCCTGGCCGGCATCCTGTATCCCGAGATCGAGCCCTACGAGACGGGCTTCCTGCTCGCCGGCGACGGCCAGCGCATCTATTGGGAGCAGTCGGGCAATCCCGAGGGCAAGCCGGTCGTGTTCCTGCACGGCGGCCCCGGCGGCGGCACCTCGGCCTGGCACCGTCGGTTCTTCGACCCCAAGGCGTACCGCATCATCCTGTTCGACCAGCGCGGCTGTGGGAAGTCGACGCCCCATGCGAGCGATCCGGCGGCCGATCTCCGCTACAACACCACATGGCACCTCGTCGCCGACATCGAACTGCTGCGACGCAACCTCGGCATCGATCGGTGGCAGGTGTTCGGCGGCTCGTGGGGGTCGACGCTCGCACTCGCCTACGCCCAGTCGCACCCGGATGCCGTCTCGGAGCTGGTGCTGCGCGGAATCTTCACGTTGCGGCGCCACGAGCTCGAGTGGTTCTACGAGGGCGGCGCGGCCGCGCTGTTCCCCGACCTGTGGGAGGACTACCTCGCGCCGGTGCCGGTCATCGAGCGGAGCCGGCTGATCGAGGCGTACCACCGTCTGCTCACCGACCCCGATCCGGCGGTGCACGTTCCCGCGGCGCAGGCCTGGACCCGCTGGGAGGCGTCGACCGTGACGTTGCGGCCCGATCCCGAACTGGTGACGGCCATGACCGCGGCCGAGGCGGCGACGGCGTTCGCGCGCATCGAGAACCACTACTTCCTCAACGGCGGATGGCTGCGTGAGGGGCAGCTGATCGAGGACGCCGCGTCGGGCCGGCTCCGCGGCATCCCGGGTGTCATCGTTCAGGGCCGCTACGACGCCTGCACGCCGCCCATGACGGCGTGGGACCTCCACCGGGCCTGGCCCGAGGCCGAGTTCGTCATGGTCGATGACGCCGGCCACTCGGCCGGTGAGCCCGGCATCGCCGCCGCCCTCGTCGCCGCGACCGACCGTTTCGCCCGCTGA
- a CDS encoding recombinase family protein, with protein sequence MSTPTDDDRTTRPAADYAETRTIALPDSPVDELPDSFAALQPSPEWWAARPAGARLVGLVVSRDDMPSIVAQRDALAQFGVPIEGFRHPAPETGESWQERLSRLFGHLTAGDVVVVSDVHALGRDADEETRTIAELRRRSVIVKVLGSRQA encoded by the coding sequence GTGAGCACCCCGACGGACGACGACCGGACCACGCGCCCCGCGGCGGACTACGCCGAGACGCGTACGATCGCGCTGCCCGACTCCCCCGTCGACGAACTGCCCGACAGCTTCGCCGCCCTGCAGCCGAGCCCGGAATGGTGGGCCGCCCGCCCCGCCGGTGCCCGCCTTGTCGGCCTCGTCGTCTCGCGCGACGACATGCCGAGCATCGTGGCTCAGCGCGACGCGCTGGCACAGTTCGGCGTTCCGATCGAGGGCTTCCGCCACCCCGCTCCCGAGACCGGCGAGAGCTGGCAGGAACGCCTGTCGCGCCTGTTCGGTCATCTGACGGCGGGAGACGTCGTCGTGGTCTCCGACGTGCACGCGCTCGGCCGCGACGCCGACGAGGAGACCAGGACGATCGCCGAACTGCGCCGACGGTCCGTCATCGTGAAGGTGCTCGGCTCGCGCCAGGCGTGA
- a CDS encoding serine/threonine-protein kinase: MATNEPPPTEAMLDGRYRLGECVGQGGMARVYRAEDELLGRTVAIKLLRPEMEGATTSARARSEMTVLASLNHPALVTLYDAQLAPGRAEYLVMEFVDGPTLAARIAEGPLPAEQAAVLVSDLAEALHIVHDAGIVHRDIKPSNVLLAPVPPLGNRSGAKLADFGISVLVDAARVTQPGTVIGTAAYLSPEQLTGAPPAPPADIYALGLVALEVLTGQRGFPRAEGVGEALARLTLAPDIPDSLDPAWASLLGRMTARRPEDRPSAAEVFAAASDLARRPATPALPAVPAAVAAAVPSVTTLTTEAIPPTATSILPAAAAGVSRETTGRRQRSRARIGLVGGLTAAALAATALGGMWLGAATGENAPATPADTEQSAAPEPAPTEASEPATIVNDQSDQPEQTEQPVQQPAEPAENTTEQKGPGEDRKAADDAAKKAEQEAKKRADEQRKAEERDSRRDEDKPGG; this comes from the coding sequence ATGGCGACGAACGAACCTCCGCCCACGGAGGCGATGCTCGACGGCCGGTACCGACTGGGCGAATGCGTGGGCCAGGGCGGGATGGCCCGGGTCTATCGCGCCGAAGACGAGTTGCTCGGGCGCACCGTGGCGATCAAACTCCTGCGCCCCGAGATGGAAGGCGCGACGACATCCGCACGCGCGCGCAGCGAGATGACCGTGCTCGCGTCGCTGAACCATCCTGCCCTCGTCACGCTCTACGACGCTCAGCTGGCGCCGGGCCGCGCGGAGTATCTGGTCATGGAGTTCGTCGACGGCCCGACCCTCGCGGCACGCATCGCCGAGGGGCCGCTGCCCGCCGAGCAGGCGGCCGTCCTCGTCTCCGATCTCGCCGAGGCTCTCCACATCGTTCACGACGCCGGCATCGTGCACCGCGACATCAAGCCCTCCAACGTCCTCCTGGCGCCGGTGCCTCCGCTCGGCAACCGGTCGGGAGCGAAGCTCGCCGATTTCGGGATCTCGGTGCTGGTGGATGCCGCCCGGGTCACGCAGCCGGGAACGGTCATCGGAACAGCCGCGTACCTCTCACCCGAACAGCTCACCGGGGCGCCGCCTGCTCCACCGGCCGACATCTACGCGCTCGGCCTGGTCGCTCTCGAGGTCCTCACCGGCCAGCGCGGCTTCCCTCGCGCCGAGGGGGTCGGCGAGGCGCTCGCACGGCTCACCCTCGCACCCGACATCCCCGACTCGCTCGACCCCGCGTGGGCGTCTCTGCTGGGCCGCATGACGGCCAGGCGCCCCGAAGACCGGCCGAGCGCCGCCGAGGTGTTCGCCGCGGCATCCGATCTCGCACGCCGACCGGCGACACCCGCGCTTCCCGCTGTGCCTGCAGCGGTCGCGGCGGCCGTACCCTCCGTGACCACACTCACCACCGAAGCGATCCCCCCGACGGCGACCAGCATCCTTCCTGCGGCGGCCGCGGGGGTCTCGCGGGAGACGACCGGGCGCCGTCAGCGCTCGCGTGCGCGCATCGGACTCGTCGGCGGCCTGACAGCCGCGGCGCTCGCAGCCACCGCGCTCGGCGGGATGTGGCTCGGCGCCGCGACCGGAGAGAACGCACCGGCCACACCCGCCGACACCGAGCAGTCGGCGGCTCCCGAGCCGGCCCCCACCGAGGCGTCCGAGCCCGCGACCATCGTGAACGACCAATCCGACCAGCCCGAGCAGACGGAACAGCCCGTTCAGCAACCTGCCGAGCCCGCCGAGAACACGACCGAGCAGAAGGGGCCGGGGGAAGACCGCAAGGCGGCCGACGACGCGGCGAAGAAGGCCGAGCAAGAGGCGAAGAAGCGAGCCGACGAACAGCGGAAGGCCGAGGAGCGAGACAGCCGACGAGACGAGGACAAGCCCGGGGGCTGA
- a CDS encoding malate dehydrogenase yields MDATTVTVTGAAGQIGYALLFRIASGEMLGPDRPVNLRLLEIPDGIRGAEGTALELQDCAFPLLRSIEVTDDARTGFAGANIAMLVGARPRSAGMERGDLLAANAGIFGPQGAAIAASAASDVRVLVVGNPANTNALIAASAAEGVPAERFSAMTRLDHERAVAQLAARLDVAVTDIDGVTIWGNHSATQFPDVAFATIAGRPATDVLADRLGGTDAARAWLDDEFVPRVAKRGAEIIAVRGASSAASAANAALRHVRDDVLGTDGRRTSAAVVSRGEYGVPEGLVCSFPVTSDGSGYRVVSGLDLDERGRSRLDASVAELVDERDAVRALGIL; encoded by the coding sequence ATGGACGCCACCACCGTCACCGTCACCGGCGCGGCCGGTCAGATCGGATACGCCCTGCTGTTCCGCATCGCCTCCGGCGAGATGCTCGGCCCCGACCGGCCCGTGAATCTCCGCCTGCTCGAGATCCCCGACGGCATCCGCGGCGCGGAGGGGACCGCGCTCGAACTGCAGGACTGCGCGTTCCCCTTGCTGCGATCGATCGAGGTCACCGATGACGCGCGCACCGGATTCGCGGGCGCCAACATCGCGATGCTCGTGGGGGCCCGGCCCCGATCGGCCGGCATGGAGCGCGGAGACCTTCTCGCCGCCAACGCGGGCATCTTCGGCCCGCAGGGCGCGGCGATCGCGGCATCCGCGGCATCCGATGTCCGTGTGCTCGTCGTGGGCAACCCCGCGAACACGAACGCGCTGATCGCGGCGTCGGCGGCCGAGGGCGTGCCGGCTGAGCGCTTCAGCGCGATGACCCGACTCGATCACGAGCGCGCGGTCGCGCAGCTCGCCGCCCGCCTGGACGTCGCGGTCACCGACATCGACGGGGTCACCATCTGGGGCAACCACTCCGCGACGCAGTTCCCCGACGTCGCCTTCGCGACCATCGCCGGCCGGCCCGCGACCGACGTGCTCGCCGACCGGCTGGGTGGGACGGATGCCGCCCGGGCCTGGCTCGACGACGAGTTCGTGCCCCGCGTGGCGAAGCGCGGCGCCGAGATCATCGCCGTGCGCGGTGCGTCGTCGGCGGCGTCGGCAGCCAACGCCGCCCTGCGACACGTGCGCGACGACGTGCTCGGCACCGACGGTCGTCGTACCTCCGCCGCGGTCGTCTCGCGGGGCGAGTACGGCGTGCCCGAAGGCCTGGTCTGCTCCTTCCCCGTGACGAGCGACGGCTCGGGCTATCGCGTCGTCTCGGGTCTCGACCTCGATGAGCGCGGCCGGTCGCGGCTCGACGCGTCGGTCGCGGAGCTCGTCGACGAACGCGACGCCGTCCGGGCTCTCGGCATCCTCTGA
- a CDS encoding LacI family DNA-binding transcriptional regulator, translating into MTTLADVAAHAGVSKSTASRALSRPDLVAPETVVRVRAAAAALGFIPNRAASHLARGRSGIVALVVPTLDNAFFTPIIAGAQERARESDLQLTVAVHRLDDADGLDELERLARQVDGCILVAPRGPDDIVRAAGAFGPTVLVDREIEGMTSIVADTASAFAELATRLAEAGHRGIVYLGGPEGSWQDRQRSAAIDAAVGDRVELTALGPFPATFAAGVATADAVIDSGATAVVPYATSIGLGLVFALRARGVASPGEIVVSAERLVAEAIGADDVPAIDVDGDELGREAMAALLPMLVAPPSAPTRRRLDVSVHWPAAQAAENALSSR; encoded by the coding sequence GTGACGACACTCGCCGATGTCGCCGCGCATGCGGGTGTATCGAAGTCGACGGCATCCCGTGCTCTCAGCCGCCCCGATCTCGTCGCCCCCGAGACGGTCGTGCGCGTGCGCGCCGCTGCCGCGGCGCTCGGCTTCATCCCCAACCGCGCCGCGAGCCACCTCGCCCGGGGACGTAGCGGCATCGTCGCGCTCGTCGTGCCCACCCTCGACAACGCGTTCTTCACCCCGATCATCGCGGGCGCCCAGGAGCGCGCCCGCGAGTCCGACCTGCAGCTCACCGTCGCGGTGCACCGGCTCGACGACGCCGACGGCCTCGACGAGCTCGAGCGCCTCGCCCGGCAGGTCGACGGCTGCATCCTCGTCGCCCCGCGCGGTCCCGACGACATCGTCCGCGCCGCCGGCGCCTTCGGGCCCACGGTCCTCGTCGACCGGGAGATCGAGGGCATGACCTCGATCGTGGCCGACACCGCGAGCGCCTTCGCGGAGCTCGCGACGCGCCTGGCCGAGGCCGGTCATCGGGGGATCGTGTACCTCGGCGGCCCGGAGGGGTCATGGCAGGACCGGCAGCGCTCCGCCGCGATCGACGCCGCCGTCGGCGATCGCGTCGAGCTGACCGCGCTCGGCCCGTTCCCGGCGACCTTCGCGGCGGGCGTCGCGACCGCCGACGCGGTCATCGACTCGGGCGCGACGGCGGTCGTGCCCTATGCGACATCCATCGGCCTCGGTCTCGTCTTCGCCCTCCGCGCTCGCGGCGTCGCCTCGCCCGGCGAGATCGTCGTCAGCGCGGAACGCCTGGTGGCCGAGGCGATCGGGGCCGACGACGTGCCCGCGATCGACGTCGACGGTGACGAGCTGGGCCGCGAGGCCATGGCCGCGCTCCTCCCGATGCTCGTCGCCCCGCCATCCGCTCCCACCCGCCGCCGCCTCGACGTGTCGGTGCACTGGCCCGCGGCGCAAGCCGCCGAGAACGCACTCTCTTCGCGATAA
- a CDS encoding cation:proton antiporter: MELLPGLILGVVAIALSTSLSKRLGVAGPLILVAVGLAASWLPILDDFEVDPELILVGVLPPLLYAAAVRLPAVEFRRDLPSISGLAVALVVVSALAVGGFLTLVLPQLGFPLAVALGAVLSPSDAVATSIVKRLGISPRVVTILEGESLINDATALVLLRSAIAAVAGGFAFADTVGTFVWGIVAAVIVGVVVGGVNLRVRARMNTVAATALGFIVPFVAYLPTEHLGGSGLVAAVAAGITTGQGAARRFTAEQRVSDEINWRTVELVLEGGVFLVMGLELRGILDDNFQQQSGPGKAILLALGSLAILLFIRAVYVAGLIFVQGRRARLRQRDRLEQISEHLDNLSPDVARRGRNPGAARRRLESMRSRVTRAFNDLDYYEASPLGWKHGTIIVWAGMRGVVTLAAAQTLPRDTPERELLILTAFLVAVISLLLQGLTLPGLVRALRIPSTVADSSLLREEEQALDAELRTAAIDRLADPTLAVEEGGRWDARTLTIARRRLEHAADEDAGALARELQLLLIGAMRSRLLELSREGAFSSEVLRESQRRLDSQQVSLEMRQNDL; this comes from the coding sequence GTGGAACTGCTGCCCGGACTCATCCTCGGAGTCGTCGCGATCGCGCTCTCGACCTCGCTGTCGAAACGCCTGGGGGTCGCCGGCCCGCTGATCCTCGTCGCGGTGGGCCTGGCCGCGTCCTGGCTGCCGATCCTCGACGACTTCGAGGTCGACCCCGAGCTGATCCTCGTCGGAGTGCTCCCGCCCCTGCTCTACGCGGCAGCCGTCCGACTGCCGGCGGTGGAGTTCCGACGCGATCTGCCGTCGATCTCGGGGCTCGCCGTCGCCCTCGTCGTCGTCAGTGCGCTCGCCGTCGGAGGATTTCTCACCCTCGTGCTCCCGCAGCTCGGGTTCCCGCTGGCCGTCGCGCTCGGGGCGGTGCTGAGCCCGAGCGATGCCGTCGCGACCTCCATCGTCAAACGACTCGGTATATCGCCGCGCGTCGTGACGATCCTCGAGGGCGAGAGCCTCATCAACGACGCCACCGCACTCGTGCTGCTGCGCAGCGCGATCGCCGCGGTGGCCGGCGGGTTCGCCTTCGCCGACACGGTCGGCACGTTCGTCTGGGGCATCGTCGCCGCCGTGATCGTCGGCGTCGTCGTCGGCGGCGTGAATCTGCGCGTCCGCGCCCGCATGAACACCGTCGCCGCCACGGCCCTCGGGTTCATCGTGCCCTTCGTGGCCTACCTGCCCACCGAGCACCTCGGCGGCTCGGGCCTCGTCGCTGCGGTGGCGGCGGGCATCACCACGGGCCAGGGCGCCGCGCGCCGGTTCACCGCCGAGCAGCGGGTCTCGGACGAGATCAACTGGCGCACGGTCGAGCTGGTGCTCGAGGGCGGCGTCTTCCTGGTCATGGGGCTCGAACTGCGCGGCATCCTCGACGACAACTTCCAGCAGCAGAGCGGACCCGGGAAGGCGATCCTCCTCGCCCTGGGCTCGCTCGCGATCCTTCTTTTCATCCGCGCCGTCTACGTCGCCGGGCTCATCTTCGTCCAGGGCAGACGCGCGCGACTGCGCCAGCGCGACCGTCTCGAGCAGATCTCGGAGCACCTCGACAACCTGTCGCCCGACGTGGCGAGACGCGGACGGAACCCGGGGGCGGCGCGTCGGCGTTTGGAGAGCATGCGCAGCCGGGTGACCCGAGCGTTCAACGACCTCGACTACTACGAGGCCTCGCCGCTCGGCTGGAAGCACGGCACGATCATCGTGTGGGCCGGGATGCGCGGCGTCGTGACGCTCGCGGCGGCGCAGACGCTTCCCCGCGACACCCCGGAGCGCGAACTCCTCATCCTCACCGCGTTCCTGGTCGCGGTCATCAGCCTGCTCCTCCAGGGCCTCACGCTGCCGGGCCTGGTGCGGGCGCTGCGCATCCCGAGCACCGTCGCCGACAGCTCGCTGCTGCGTGAGGAGGAGCAGGCGCTCGACGCCGAGCTGCGCACCGCGGCGATCGACCGGCTGGCCGACCCGACGCTCGCCGTCGAGGAAGGTGGCCGATGGGATGCCCGCACCCTGACGATCGCGCGCCGCCGACTGGAGCATGCGGCCGACGAGGATGCCGGTGCCCTCGCGCGCGAGCTGCAGCTGCTGCTGATCGGCGCGATGCGCTCGCGCCTTCTCGAGCTGTCGCGCGAGGGCGCGTTCTCGTCCGAGGTGCTGCGCGAGTCCCAACGCCGCCTCGATTCGCAGCAGGTGAGCCTGGAGATGCGCCAGAACGATCTCTGA